A stretch of Pseudoprevotella muciniphila DNA encodes these proteins:
- a CDS encoding transglutaminase-like domain-containing protein — protein sequence MIVRKLFAVLLVGIALSASAQSDVDFLYESMPLCDKADYPRDFFKTNATLTRRAVAKMPWGTQLDETLIRHFVLPLRVNNEPLDSFRIKYYETLKARVSGMNMTDAAIAINHWCHEHVTYQPSDGRTSSPLQSLLTAHGRCGEESTLCVAAMRTVGIPARQVYTPRWAHCDDNHAWVEVWTDGKWHFLGACEPEPVLDLGWFNAPASRGMMMHTRVFGNYSGQEEIVLRTPTYTEINVTSNYAPTRRVNFIVMQNGKPVENAKVEFKIYNYAEFYTAVTRYTDSLGKTYLTAGCGDLLVWASKGDRYGFIKADFAKDTCNTIHLNHDATTPIDIDINVNVPEQHYTLPQVTAEQRSENDRLTAIEDEMRKSYEATMVQKKDRMETIDSLLWKSRGNHSKIRHFIEEFGTPAITLLRTLSDKDLRDVSLEVLTDHLKNSPKNDGISKEEYERHVLCPRAALEPLSPYKGYFQKEGFTFNTPEAVETWCNTNLTIDTKCNLNGTYITPIGVYNTKRCDPRSRDIFFVSVCRANGIPAWIDAVTGEVCTTNKKGVFSTQNQDAQNKKHGARLVLTGDTTLPYYTRFTLSKIENGTLKLLTYPEEATLAELQNGLELEAGHYVLTTGTRYNNGNILAHIKSFTLSDGKTTTVEVEPRIIRDTATVFGTVKDITGPCVVALLAEGQEPSNHVIRDLAAKKSDFEGMKIPIICCFPSEEQLRKFDRTAFPAMPDGTRWTADGTGEFHDNIARALPIHNASNLPIVVLIDKDSHIMFYRQGYTIGIGEDIINKMKDLSGK from the coding sequence ATGATTGTAAGAAAACTATTTGCAGTTCTATTAGTGGGTATAGCCCTTTCCGCTTCGGCACAAAGCGACGTGGATTTCCTTTACGAGAGTATGCCGCTCTGCGACAAAGCCGACTATCCACGGGACTTTTTCAAGACAAACGCCACACTTACACGTCGCGCTGTGGCAAAGATGCCATGGGGCACACAGTTGGACGAAACACTAATCCGACATTTTGTTCTCCCACTACGCGTAAACAACGAACCGCTCGATTCTTTTCGCATAAAATATTATGAAACTCTCAAGGCGCGGGTCAGCGGCATGAACATGACAGACGCAGCCATAGCCATCAACCATTGGTGCCATGAACACGTAACATACCAACCTTCCGACGGCCGCACTTCATCGCCCCTACAAAGCCTTCTGACTGCCCACGGACGATGCGGAGAAGAATCCACACTGTGTGTGGCAGCCATGCGCACGGTGGGCATACCTGCCCGACAAGTTTATACACCACGATGGGCACACTGCGACGACAACCATGCGTGGGTGGAAGTATGGACAGACGGAAAATGGCATTTCCTTGGAGCATGCGAGCCAGAGCCTGTACTCGATTTGGGATGGTTTAATGCTCCTGCATCGCGGGGAATGATGATGCACACACGCGTTTTCGGCAACTATTCCGGTCAGGAAGAAATTGTTCTTCGAACCCCTACTTACACTGAAATCAACGTAACGAGCAACTATGCTCCTACGCGACGCGTGAACTTCATCGTCATGCAGAATGGCAAGCCTGTTGAGAACGCAAAGGTGGAATTCAAGATATATAACTATGCCGAGTTCTACACCGCCGTAACGCGCTATACCGACAGTTTGGGTAAGACCTATCTCACTGCCGGTTGCGGCGACTTGCTGGTATGGGCGTCGAAAGGCGACAGATACGGATTTATCAAGGCGGATTTCGCCAAGGATACCTGCAACACCATCCACCTGAATCACGATGCCACCACTCCCATAGATATAGACATCAACGTGAATGTGCCGGAACAACATTACACCCTACCACAGGTAACAGCAGAGCAACGCAGCGAAAACGACAGGCTCACTGCTATCGAAGACGAAATGCGCAAGTCGTACGAGGCCACTATGGTTCAGAAAAAGGACCGCATGGAAACCATCGATTCCTTGCTATGGAAATCGAGGGGAAATCATTCAAAAATCCGCCATTTCATCGAAGAATTTGGCACACCTGCCATTACATTGCTACGCACCCTGAGCGACAAGGATCTGCGCGATGTCTCTCTGGAGGTTTTAACCGACCATCTTAAGAATTCGCCTAAAAATGATGGCATCAGCAAGGAGGAATATGAGCGCCATGTGCTCTGTCCGAGAGCAGCACTCGAACCGCTCAGTCCTTACAAAGGTTATTTCCAAAAGGAAGGATTTACGTTCAATACCCCTGAAGCAGTGGAAACCTGGTGTAATACCAATCTTACGATTGATACCAAATGCAATCTGAACGGCACCTACATCACTCCCATCGGTGTTTACAACACAAAACGTTGCGACCCACGCTCACGCGACATCTTCTTCGTCAGTGTCTGCCGCGCAAACGGCATACCTGCATGGATAGACGCAGTAACAGGCGAAGTTTGCACCACAAACAAGAAGGGTGTCTTCAGCACTCAAAATCAAGATGCCCAAAATAAAAAACACGGTGCACGTCTCGTTCTTACCGGCGATACAACACTGCCCTACTACACCCGTTTCACCCTATCTAAAATAGAAAACGGCACACTCAAATTGCTTACCTATCCCGAAGAAGCAACGCTCGCCGAACTGCAAAACGGATTGGAACTTGAAGCGGGACATTACGTACTGACAACCGGAACACGTTACAACAACGGGAATATCCTTGCCCATATCAAGTCTTTCACATTGAGCGACGGGAAAACTACCACAGTGGAAGTGGAACCGCGAATAATAAGGGATACAGCCACGGTTTTCGGCACAGTAAAAGACATTACAGGCCCTTGCGTAGTGGCTCTTCTGGCTGAAGGACAAGAGCCTTCAAACCACGTTATACGAGACCTCGCAGCAAAGAAATCCGACTTTGAAGGAATGAAAATTCCCATTATCTGCTGTTTCCCAAGCGAAGAACAACTCCGCAAGTTTGATAGGACAGCCTTCCCCGCCATGCCCGACGGAACCCGCTGGACTGCCGACGGAACGGGAGAATTCCATGACAACATTGCACGCGCTCTCCCCATACACAACGCTTCCAACCTTCCCATCGTCGTTCTCATCGACAAGGACAGCCACATCATGTTCTACCGTCAGGGCTACACCATCGGCATAGGCGAGGACATCATCAACAAAATGAAAGATTTGTCGGGAAAATAA
- a CDS encoding MFS transporter — protein MGVPFVVLNMVCSLMFKGLQVSDTQIAFWTSLIMLPWTLKPLWSPFLEIYKTKKFFVVLTQISCGVVFGLVGVALHLPSFFAISIALLAVIAICGATHDIAADGVYMQELNNEQQAQWIGWQGAFYNIAKIFATGVLVYFAGVLIKTFSGSENPTMEGTKMAWMSIMLIVGTVMLLLGIYHFFRLPAGRPALEQKKTFADVARESLSIFADFFRKKHIVYYIFFIILYRFAEGFVMKIVPLFLKAPVAEQGLGMTEEQIGLCYGTFGAAAFVIGSILAGYFISWRGLRKALFPLCCVFNLPFVAYTLLAIYQPDNLWIIGSAIVMEYFGYGFGFVGLTLFMMQQIAPGKHQMAHYAFASGIMNLGVMLPGMLSGLVSDWLGYHDFFIFVLFATIPAFLITWFVPFTYPDKQTT, from the coding sequence ATGGGTGTGCCTTTCGTTGTACTTAATATGGTGTGCTCACTGATGTTCAAGGGATTACAGGTTAGCGATACGCAGATAGCCTTTTGGACATCACTAATCATGCTTCCTTGGACACTGAAACCACTATGGAGCCCGTTTTTGGAGATTTACAAGACCAAGAAATTCTTTGTTGTCCTCACACAAATCAGTTGTGGAGTAGTTTTTGGTCTTGTTGGCGTTGCTCTCCATCTGCCTTCATTTTTCGCCATCAGCATTGCCCTTTTGGCGGTCATAGCAATATGTGGTGCCACTCATGACATAGCAGCCGATGGCGTTTACATGCAGGAACTCAACAATGAACAGCAGGCACAGTGGATAGGTTGGCAAGGTGCCTTCTATAATATAGCAAAAATCTTTGCCACCGGTGTACTCGTCTATTTTGCCGGTGTGCTCATCAAGACTTTCAGCGGTAGTGAAAATCCCACAATGGAAGGAACGAAAATGGCATGGATGAGCATTATGCTGATAGTAGGCACTGTGATGCTCTTGCTTGGTATCTATCATTTCTTCCGTTTGCCAGCCGGTCGGCCCGCGTTGGAGCAGAAAAAAACATTTGCAGACGTAGCACGTGAATCATTAAGCATATTTGCTGACTTCTTCCGCAAGAAGCACATTGTCTATTACATTTTCTTCATCATCCTCTATCGCTTTGCCGAAGGTTTCGTGATGAAGATTGTGCCGCTCTTTCTGAAAGCACCTGTAGCGGAACAGGGACTGGGTATGACGGAAGAACAGATAGGTCTTTGCTACGGCACATTTGGTGCTGCGGCATTCGTAATAGGTTCAATACTCGCAGGTTATTTCATCTCCTGGCGAGGACTGCGCAAAGCATTGTTCCCGCTCTGTTGTGTGTTCAACCTGCCTTTTGTGGCATATACTTTGCTCGCCATTTATCAACCTGATAACCTTTGGATTATCGGTTCCGCCATCGTAATGGAATACTTTGGCTATGGTTTCGGCTTTGTGGGTCTGACGCTCTTTATGATGCAGCAAATAGCCCCGGGTAAGCACCAAATGGCGCACTACGCCTTCGCCAGTGGTATCATGAACCTCGGCGTGATGCTGCCGGGTATGCTCAGCGGACTCGTCAGCGACTGGCTTGGCTATCACGACTTCTTCATCTTCGTGCTTTTCGCCACCATACCCGCCTTCCTTATCACATGGTTTGTACCTTTCACTTATCCTGATAAACAAACAACATAA